TCCGGCTTTATCATGGCCCTGTCTGCTGCCATATTCTGGGGTATCTCCGGTACCTGTGCCCAATTTTTATTTGAACAAAGAAATGTAGATCCTGCCTGGTTGGTATCCTGGAGGATGTTAATTGCTGGATTAATCCTTGTAACTTTTGCCATCGTCAGGAAAAATTCAGATGTATGGAAAATCTGGAGAAAGCCTCAGGATGCGGTTCAGGTCCTGCTTTTTGGTATTTTAGGGATGGTAGCCGTTCAGTTTACCTACTTTTACAGCATCAGCCTATCCAATGCGGCTACGGCAACAGTTTTGCAGTACATAGGCCCCGTGTTTGTAGTGGCATTTTATGCCGTCAAAAACAGGCGATGGCCCATTTTCATGGAATACCTGGCCTTGATTTTGGCGTTGACAGGCACTTTCCTCTTGGTTACCCATGGAACTTGGGACAGTTTGGTCATCTCTGAAGCAGCAGTATTTTGGGGTATTCTGTCTGCTATTGCTTTGGCTTTCTACACCATTCAGCCAGTTCAATTGCTGAGAAGGTATTCCGCTCCGACTGTCACAGGGTGGGGAATGTTGATTGGAGGGATTTCGTTTTCCATTTACACCAATCCTTGGGAAAGTTCAGGGCTTTGGGATTTGGGGACATGGGCAGCTTTTTCTTACATCATCCTGTTTGGCACAGTCATTTCTTTTTCCATTTTCCTTGCTTCCCTGAATTTCATCGGCGCACAAACAGCCAGTTTGCTTTGCTCGGTTGAGCCACTTTCCGCTGCCCTAACCGCGGTGATTTGGTTAAATCTTCAGTTCACGTTCATGGATTGGTTGGGCACTTTCGTCATCATTATTACCGTGGTCATACTCACCTTGGCCAAAAAGGTCAAAAAA
This Cecembia calidifontis DNA region includes the following protein-coding sequences:
- a CDS encoding EamA family transporter, giving the protein MSSATDRQIISGFIMALSAAIFWGISGTCAQFLFEQRNVDPAWLVSWRMLIAGLILVTFAIVRKNSDVWKIWRKPQDAVQVLLFGILGMVAVQFTYFYSISLSNAATATVLQYIGPVFVVAFYAVKNRRWPIFMEYLALILALTGTFLLVTHGTWDSLVISEAAVFWGILSAIALAFYTIQPVQLLRRYSAPTVTGWGMLIGGISFSIYTNPWESSGLWDLGTWAAFSYIILFGTVISFSIFLASLNFIGAQTASLLCSVEPLSAALTAVIWLNLQFTFMDWLGTFVIIITVVILTLAKKVKKSKLPITPVERPLSPS